Proteins encoded by one window of Lathyrus oleraceus cultivar Zhongwan6 chromosome 1, CAAS_Psat_ZW6_1.0, whole genome shotgun sequence:
- the LOC127138518 gene encoding 1,4-dihydroxy-2-naphthoyl-CoA thioesterase 1, whose amino-acid sequence MDNKTSSSAKPKTVDLDAPLHNLGFEFEEISAGKVSGNLHLTQKCCQPFKVLHGGVSALIAESLSSIGAHIACGYKRVAGIQLSINHLKSAVIGDFIHAEATPLTVGKSIQVWDVKIWKVDPSNSQNRLLIASSRVTLKSNMPVPDNAKHAGDLLKKHAKL is encoded by the exons ATGGATAACAAGACATCATCATCGGCAAAACCAAAAACTGTTGATTTGGATGCACCTCTTCATAACCTAGGATTTGAGTTTGAAGAAATCTCAGCAGGGAAAGTTTCTGGAAATCTTCATCTTACCCAAAAGTGTTGTCAG CCATTTAAGGTGCTTCATGGAGGGGTATCAGCATTGATAGCAGAATCACTATCAAGTATTGGAGCACATATAGCTTGTGGATATAAAAGGGTTGCAGGGATTCAACTTAGCATCAATCATTTGAAATCGGCTGTGATTGGTGATTTTATTCATGCTGAAGCAACACCTTTGACGGTTGGGAAATCCATTCAG GTGTGGGATGTGAAAATCTGGAAGGTTGATCCTTCAAACTCACAAAACAGATTGTTGATAGCATCTTCTAGAGTTACTCTTAAAAGCAACATGCCCGTCCCAGACAATGCAAAACACGCCGGCGACTTGCTAAAGAAGCATGCAAAACTGTAA
- the LOC127138604 gene encoding uncharacterized protein LOC127138604, with the protein MSLQFQPHSLQPFNFTKIHPHSSSRTPFSIRVSTSTTSPLPSISLHSSPNSPSLFTTTPPPEIAEFRPTPELGLLSHLFVFSMVFGAFFSVALISIPTLIAFGKLGDSVKKLSKVYSEEVPGTLCSLKLSSLELNDLTQRLTTIRHKVSGFSIGKENGSSIRSRSFSKNSAS; encoded by the exons ATGTCGCTTCAATTTCAACCACACTCACTACAACCTTTCAATTTCACCAAAATACACCCCCATTCATCTTCACGCACCCCATTCTCCATCCGTGTCAGCACCTCAACCACCTCACCACTGCCGTCAATCTCCCTCCACTCTTCACCCAATTCACCATCCCTTTTCACAACCACACCGCCGCCCGAAATCGCAGAGTTTCGACCCACCCCTGAATTGGGACTTCTCTCTCACTTGTTCGTATTCTCCATG GTTTTCGGTGCATTTTTCTCAGTAGCTTTAATTTCCATTCCAACCCTAATT GCTTTTGGAAAATTAGGAGATTCAGTAAAGAAATTGTCAAAGGTTTATTCTGAAGAGGTACCTGGAACTTTATGTTCTCTCAAGCTTTCTAGTTTGGAGCTCAATGATTTGACCCAACGATTAACCACTATAAG GCATAAAGTTTCTGGTTTTTCCATTGGAAAGGAGAATGGAAGCAGTATCAGATCAAGATCCTTTAGCAAGAACTCAGCTTCCTAA